The sequence below is a genomic window from Emys orbicularis isolate rEmyOrb1 chromosome 25, rEmyOrb1.hap1, whole genome shotgun sequence.
AGCATTCTACTTCAGTTTAAATGATGAATGGTTACAGAGTCAATCCTTCTGAACTCAAAGCAGTaacatttcatatttttaaaaaataggtttgGCTGAAAACCTAGGAAAattgcattttaaagaaaaaggtaaaatctCGTAAAATAATTCTGTATAAAGAGgctaaaataaatacaatataaaACTACACATAGATGCACCTATAGCTGCTAAAAAGGTGATTTCTTAACAAGGAAGACAGCATTAAAATTACCTTGAAAAAGCAGCATACATGTTTTAAAATAGTGCATCtataaatatatgtgtgtgtttttaatgttAGCATGCATAATTATAGAAATAAGCACATCTGTTTTTCCGGGCTGTGTGCATATACAAATACATTATACATATATAACATCTGCATAAAATGTAGATATAGGCACAGAGTCAAATCTGCCTCTCCCTATCTAATCCTGCAACATGCTCATGTACCGCTTGATATTTGTCTGCCTGGCAGCAGCGTGGCTGTtaaatgaaagggtttttttttatgagtgttttacatggggggggggggtgaaatgtTGGGGTTTTATGACATCACATGGCTAAAGTACCCAATCAGCTTCCAGATTTGAGAAATTATTTGGTGGGGTGTTTCCTATCATATACTGTACTCCGGGAGCTTGTCTTTAAGAAAGAAGCCCAGCAAAAGGTGGGAGCTACACGGATTTGTGTGGTGCCCCCCCCCGCAAGATTCCATTTTtattccaccacctccacctcTTTAGCTTTGTTTGCTTAGCGTCTAACTGGCATTGCCCAGCAAAAGGGGGACCTGCTGGCGGGCTTCTTTtcggagagaggttatttttgaAGCGGAAGGTGGGGGGAGTCTTGGAGGCGGCAAGATGTTTggcttctttatttttctttctccctctctgccttttttggttggggagggggaaggggagaaacctAGCCCCAGCGCAGGAGGAGGAACTGGGTATTTGGAAGATGTCACGAATCATTGACGGGAGCGTTTGAAAGGGAAATCCACTGCGTTGCAgcttccccccaacacacacacctcttctccCCTTTTTTTGTGTGGGTTGGAGTTTGTGATCAAGGAGCAGGAACACAGATGCCCTTCTTCCCAATGACCCCTGGGGAAGAGACCAAGTAAATGCTCCTTGCAACATGTTCGTGACCTGCGAAGGGACCTTCGGAATGGTGCCAGCCACCATGGGTTACAATGGGGAAGCCAGGCCAGGGGAATTCCAGACTGGCTACCAAGAAATCGAAGGGATAAACCTGGGATACTTACAGATCAATGGCACCCAGATGTTTGCTTTGGCGCAGGTCCTCAGCGACCTGTTTAAGGATATCCCCAGGACCACTATCAGCAAGAAGATGGAGACCCTAAAGATCAAGAGCCGCCGCTGCGATCTCAGGGAGCTCCGGACCCTCAAAGCCATCAACTCCGTGCCCACGCGAGCGGTGAAATGCTCGCTCATCTCCAAGGCAGACCTGGAGGcgctctgcacctcctgcaagAGCCTCAGCCcccggaggaggaagaggaagaggagagagcagCTACTGCTGCCGGGCCCCGCGGATCTCTTCGACTGCCCCCGGCAGCCGCTGCGCTCCTCATGCGGAGCCGGCCCCTACTGCACCCAGGAGCCGGGGATCTGCAGCGAGCTGGCCCCCGCGCCCCATCCCCCCGCGGCCGGGCTCTTCCAAAACTATGACAAAGCCACCCGGGGCAGGAAGGGCTACGGCCTGGGGGGCCGCGGGGGGCTCTTCGCCGGCGTGTTGAGCGCCTACCCCCGGGACCTCCAGCTGCTCCACTCggcagcccgcgggccgcacggAGCCGGGCAGGCGTCTCACCAGCCGGAGCCCGGCCGGCCCAAGcggggctcctgctgctccaAGGGGCTCTTCCCCGAGGAGAAGGGCCAAGGGGCGGCCAGGAAAGGCCGCCTCTTCCCGGGCTCCAAGAGGCAGGGCACCTCGGCCGGCTACTCCAGCGACTCGGATTCCAGCCTGGACTTCGGGGGCTCCAGCCCGGCCACCTCCAGCGACTcgtcggaggaggaggaggaagaggagggggacaCGTCGTGCAGCAGCGAGGAAGGCAGCTCCTCGGAGTCGGAGAGCAGCTCGCTGTGCAGCGGGGACTCGGTGCAGAGTACCCGCTACAGGCAGGCGGCTCTGCCCAGGTTCCAGccgctgccccacccccccagagagCCCAGCGGGGACGAGAGGCTCCCGGAGCCCCACAAAGCAGCCCTGCGCCCCGATCCCAACCTTCTGCTCCTCTCCCAGCAGCTCTGGGCCAGGACTCTGCGAGCGTCAACTTTGGAAAGTTTGAGGCCGCTTCCAGCTCTGGGAGCCGGGGCCCAGCCGCCGCCGGAGCTAGCGTGCGCAAAGCAggagcccccctcctcccagccctccccgAGCTGCAGCTACCCTGGGGGGGACCCACAACAAAAGGCGGGAGGCTGTGGGGAGACAGAGCCCTGCGCCAAAGGGAAGGATTTGCACAAAGATGCCTCGAACAATGCAGCCTCGTTAGGCCCCAGTGACCAAGCAGAGAGGCAGCTCGCTGCTTTAGCCGGGCGATCTGCTTCCcaagagccagccctgggctcagctCCTCCGCCCTCCGCTCAGGAATTCGCAGGGAGCCTCAGCCCGGCTCCCCAGAGGGTCTTAGGGGAGCCCAGGAGGGAGCATTTCGACAGGCTCATCAGGCAATCCAAGCTGTGGTGTTATGCAAAGGGGTTTAACGCGGATGGGAAAAGTTTGCGGCCCGGAGGGAGGACGGAGCCGTGCAAAGCGGCCGAGCTCCAATGCCCCGTCTCCAAAGGCGCACCGAGCCCGAGCCCCTTGTCCAACAAAGCTTTGAAAGGCAATGGCTCGGAAAGGAATTCCAAGCGCAGACGCCTTGCCAGAGGCGCTGAGGCAGAACGGCAACAAAACTCCGCAAAGGGGAGGCCACAAAAGACTCAGAGGAGAACTGCCCCAAAGGGGAAGGCCCATTGCAAACGCCTGGCCAGCGCCGGGCCAGCACCAGGCAGGAATTCCTTCAGCCTCATGGGCAACTTCCCCTGCACCCCTTCGCTGGTAGTGGGGGAGGATGGGGATCTGCGCCCCGCCGCCTCCCTGTGCGTAAAGAACTCCTGCGCGCTCTCCAAAACGCACCCGCTGTGGAGCTGGCAGGTGGGCGGCAGcgccctccctgtgccccccagccTCAAATTCCGGGGCTATGGCCTAGAGGGTTTCTAAACGAGGCCGGATGAATGTTCGCCAGCCAGGTTTACATGCAAcagttgagggagggggcgagggagATGGGAACCGGATTATTCCCAACGACCCTAGGGATCTGAAGTGCCCAACTGGAGACGCCTTGATTTTCAGGAAGGGTTGAGCACCCCAGCTTctaaccccccccgagcgcccttTAAGGTGTTTGACTCCCCCAATCAAATGGACCCCCCCAAATCACGTTAGGAAACTTTGGCCACATATATCTACTGCTGGACAtttggagagggggaggaaagggattTCAACTCTGGTTTCTGCACgatttctttttttggggggggagtcCACCTTTCGGGggttctgtgagaaaataaaacaccCGCCCCCAAACCAGGTCAGCTTGAGGAATACCTCACCCCCTTTACATTCGGTGGTTTATTCCAACCAGGGTGATATGGGCTAAAATGTGCATATTGACTGGGAAGTGTTCAAGTggtcctgccctccctcccctctccaagTGAAACGAGAAATGTCCCTCCCTTCCCATTCACCCCAAGTTAATTGTATATTGTCCCTTCCCACTTCCTCTGCGTTTGTGGGAGAATTTAATGCTGTCAGCCCAACACACATTAAACTGATCACATCAAAgctttctcttaaaaaaaaaaaaaagccgaagCAAGAAAAGAATGGATCTAATTTCTCCTTTCCTTGATACATGCATTGGgttaaaataataacaatcaCATGCAGAGAGAAAGAATGATCTATCCTATAGAAGAAATACCCCCTCTTTTGCATTAATCAATCTCATACGAAAAATTGCAAGCAGCTATTTAAACTAAATAA
It includes:
- the EPOP gene encoding elongin BC and Polycomb repressive complex 2-associated protein; the encoded protein is MFVTCEGTFGMVPATMGYNGEARPGEFQTGYQEIEGINLGYLQINGTQMFALAQVLSDLFKDIPRTTISKKMETLKIKSRRCDLRELRTLKAINSVPTRAVKCSLISKADLEALCTSCKSLSPRRRKRKRREQLLLPGPADLFDCPRQPLRSSCGAGPYCTQEPGICSELAPAPHPPAAGLFQNYDKATRGRKGYGLGGRGGLFAGVLSAYPRDLQLLHSAARGPHGAGQASHQPEPGRPKRGSCCSKGLFPEEKGQGAARKGRLFPGSKRQGTSAGYSSDSDSSLDFGGSSPATSSDSSEEEEEEEGDTSCSSEEGSSSESESSSLCSGDSVQSTRYRQAALPRFQPLPHPPREPSGDERLPEPHKAALRPDPNLLLLSQQLWARTLRASTLESLRPLPALGAGAQPPPELACAKQEPPSSQPSPSCSYPGGDPQQKAGGCGETEPCAKGKDLHKDASNNAASLGPSDQAERQLAALAGRSASQEPALGSAPPPSAQEFAGSLSPAPQRVLGEPRREHFDRLIRQSKLWCYAKGFNADGKSLRPGGRTEPCKAAELQCPVSKGAPSPSPLSNKALKGNGSERNSKRRRLARGAEAERQQNSAKGRPQKTQRRTAPKGKAHCKRLASAGPAPGRNSFSLMGNFPCTPSLVVGEDGDLRPAASLCVKNSCALSKTHPLWSWQVGGSALPVPPSLKFRGYGLEGF